One Mugil cephalus isolate CIBA_MC_2020 chromosome 8, CIBA_Mcephalus_1.1, whole genome shotgun sequence genomic window carries:
- the klf9 gene encoding Krueppel-like factor 9, with the protein MSEVEVSADCVPGRTQGRTEDILKESQESMTLLMVARILLDLNKCNPSAISAGSSVCLGGSEAGPQEKAERGGYRLNSGDNRGSLPPKQPRSRKATATRQESPEKRHCCPFTGCGKMYGKSSHLKAHLRVHTGERPFECTWPDCGKKFSRSDELTRHYRTHTGEKRFNCPMCDKCFMRSDHLTKHARRHAGFHPSMLQGSSVAKRRRCSVSMSSSDSGDQSPAGV; encoded by the exons ATGTCGGAGGTTGAGGTCTCTGCAGACTGCGTCCCCGGCCGAACACAGGGGCGCACAGAGGACATACTGAAAGAGAGCCAGGAGAGCATGACTTTACTGATGGTGGCTAGGATTCTGCTGGACTTGAACAAATGCAATCCCAGCGCTATCAGCGCCGGGAGCAGCGTGTGCCTCGGGGGCAGCGAAGCCGGCCCTCAGGAGAAGGCGGAGAGGGGGGGTTACCGGTTGAACTCCGGGGACAACCGGGGCTCGCTGCCACCCAAACAACCCAGGAGCAGGAAGGCGACGGCGACGAGACAAGAGTCCCCCGAGAAGAGGCACTGCTGCCCCTTCACCGGCTGCGGGAAGATGTATGGCAAGTCGTCCCACCTCAAAGCCCATCTGAGGGTCCATACCG GTGAACGCCCCTTTGAGTGTACCTGGCCAGACTGTGGCAAGAAGTTCTCCCGGTCCGACGAGCTGACGCGCCACTACCGCACACACACGGGCGAGAAGCGCTTCAACTGCCCAATGTGTGACAAGTGCTTCATGAGGAGCGACCACCTGACCAAACATGCCCGACGACATGCAGGCTTCCATCCCAGCATGCTCCAGGGCTCGAGCGTGGCCAAGAGACGCCGCTGCTCCgtgtccatgtcctcctccGATTCTGGAGACCAAAGCCCTGCTGGGGTGTGA